The Neorhodopirellula lusitana genome contains a region encoding:
- the nadA gene encoding quinolinate synthase NadA: MTDSSIPIANPPAPKRTGGLKPAEAEAKHPLAPYKTLSDEELRSRIQAVRDSLGEELLILGHHYQQDEVIEHTDLRGDSYQLSEMASKSEKCRTIVFCGVHFMAETADILANRPDRVAARDGRHVDVLLPDMAAGCSMADMAGIAQVEAAWEDMSEVIDTEQVIPVTYINSAASLKAFCGRHGGIVCTSSNAKAVLEWAFERGQRVFFFPDQHLGRNTALTMDITEDQMPVWDPYALEMGGNTDQQIQDSRVILWKGHCSVHQMFRAEHVDGFRKNHPGIQILVHPECPREVNDIADISGSTGKIINTVKSAPAGTKWAIGTELHLVNRLKAEHPEQEIHFLSPVVCMCATMYRIDLPHLCWTLENLRDGELVNQIRVNEETTKWSLIALERMLAVK, translated from the coding sequence ATGACTGATTCCAGCATCCCGATTGCCAATCCGCCCGCCCCCAAGCGAACCGGCGGTCTCAAGCCAGCCGAAGCGGAGGCGAAGCATCCGCTCGCACCCTACAAAACACTCTCCGACGAAGAACTGCGTTCGCGAATCCAAGCGGTGCGGGACTCCCTCGGCGAGGAGCTGCTGATTCTGGGGCACCACTACCAGCAAGACGAGGTCATCGAGCACACCGACCTGCGTGGGGACAGCTACCAGCTTTCGGAGATGGCTTCGAAGAGCGAAAAGTGCCGGACCATCGTGTTTTGCGGTGTGCACTTCATGGCCGAAACCGCTGACATTCTCGCCAACCGCCCCGATCGCGTGGCCGCTCGTGATGGCCGACACGTCGACGTGTTGCTACCCGACATGGCCGCTGGATGTTCGATGGCCGACATGGCTGGCATCGCTCAAGTCGAAGCCGCTTGGGAAGACATGAGTGAAGTGATTGACACCGAACAAGTCATCCCGGTCACGTACATCAATAGCGCCGCCAGCCTAAAAGCGTTCTGCGGTCGTCACGGCGGGATCGTTTGCACCAGCAGCAATGCGAAGGCGGTTCTGGAATGGGCGTTTGAGCGGGGCCAGCGAGTCTTCTTCTTCCCCGATCAACATCTCGGGCGCAATACGGCGCTAACGATGGACATCACCGAAGATCAAATGCCAGTCTGGGATCCTTACGCTTTGGAAATGGGCGGCAACACCGATCAACAGATCCAAGACAGCCGCGTCATCCTATGGAAGGGGCACTGCAGTGTTCACCAGATGTTCCGCGCCGAACATGTCGATGGTTTCCGCAAGAACCATCCTGGAATCCAAATTCTGGTGCACCCGGAATGTCCACGCGAAGTCAACGACATCGCCGACATCAGTGGCAGCACGGGCAAGATCATTAACACGGTCAAAAGCGCACCGGCGGGCACAAAGTGGGCGATCGGTACCGAATTGCACTTGGTCAATCGCTTGAAGGCAGAACATCCTGAACAAGAAATTCACTTCTTGAGTCCGGTGGTGTGCATGTGCGCGACGATGTATCGAATCGATTTACCGCACCTTTGCTGGACGCTGGAAAACTTGCGAGACGGTGAGCTGGTCAACCAGATCCGCGTGAACGAAGAAACGACCAAGTGGAGTCTGATTGCGCTGGAACGCATGTTGGCGGTCAAGTAA